A stretch of the Prochlorococcus marinus str. MIT 0918 genome encodes the following:
- a CDS encoding DUF3611 family protein, whose protein sequence is MADQPDFPLLALGMRRIGWIRFWIQTVLGVVVVGVLLFNNVGSSLARNSERALGLGPGLSLTSLSFLLLLYSLWQGWLIVRTGRAINTPARPSRGETSRLLKRGVFVDLLGLVFSSVGYQSLAGALFVQASMQAPGISIGAGMRSMENYPITSLEMLSVLSNTQVLFAHLIGLIFSLWLLQRIYRVK, encoded by the coding sequence ATGGCTGACCAGCCCGATTTCCCTTTGCTTGCTTTAGGCATGCGTCGAATTGGTTGGATCCGGTTTTGGATCCAAACAGTACTTGGAGTTGTTGTAGTAGGGGTGTTGCTTTTTAACAATGTAGGAAGCAGCTTGGCTAGAAATTCTGAGAGAGCTTTGGGATTAGGGCCTGGTTTGTCATTGACCAGTTTGTCTTTCCTATTATTGTTATACAGTCTTTGGCAGGGATGGTTGATAGTTCGTACTGGTAGGGCCATTAATACTCCTGCTCGTCCAAGTAGAGGTGAAACAAGTCGGTTGTTAAAAAGAGGAGTATTTGTAGATCTTTTAGGATTAGTTTTTTCTTCAGTTGGTTATCAATCTTTAGCAGGTGCATTGTTTGTTCAGGCTTCAATGCAAGCGCCAGGTATTTCGATAGGAGCTGGAATGAGATCAATGGAAAATTATCCTATTACGTCTTTGGAAATGCTTTCAGTGTTAAGTAATACACAGGTTTTATTTGCTCATTTAATTGGATTGATTTTTTCTCTTTGGTTACTTCAAAGGATTTATCGCGTTAAATAA
- the surE gene encoding 5'/3'-nucleotidase SurE: MTSLKILISNDDGVFAKGIRTLAIAAANRGHKVTVVCPDQERSATGHGLTLQAPIRAEKANELFDHSIQAWGCNGTPADCVKLALNEILEEKPDLILSGINHGPNLGTDIFCSGTVAAALEGTLVGIPSLAVSVASFQWRHFDFAGDLALKIAEKALNQFWPENLLLNLNVPPCNPSEMGNLAWTRLSIRQYQEQFSKRKDPRGNTYYWMAGEAVKDLKSAGDGPIEWPSDVSQIESQSPSLTPIQPDLFWRGNISELPKLLI; the protein is encoded by the coding sequence ATGACTTCTTTGAAAATTTTAATTAGTAATGATGATGGAGTCTTTGCTAAAGGTATAAGAACTCTTGCTATTGCAGCCGCAAATCGGGGGCATAAAGTCACAGTTGTTTGTCCTGATCAAGAAAGATCAGCAACAGGCCATGGACTTACATTGCAAGCTCCTATACGAGCAGAAAAAGCTAATGAATTATTTGATCATTCTATCCAAGCCTGGGGTTGCAATGGAACGCCAGCAGATTGTGTGAAGCTTGCTCTAAATGAAATCTTAGAGGAGAAACCTGATCTAATTCTTTCAGGCATAAATCATGGGCCTAATTTAGGTACAGATATTTTCTGCTCTGGCACAGTAGCTGCAGCACTGGAAGGAACACTAGTAGGCATTCCTTCTCTTGCTGTAAGTGTTGCAAGTTTTCAATGGCGACACTTTGATTTTGCAGGAGATTTAGCATTAAAGATTGCAGAAAAAGCCTTAAATCAATTTTGGCCTGAGAATCTACTTCTAAATTTAAATGTCCCACCATGCAATCCATCAGAAATGGGAAATTTAGCCTGGACTAGACTTTCAATTAGACAATATCAAGAACAATTTAGTAAACGAAAAGACCCCAGAGGTAATACCTACTATTGGATGGCTGGTGAAGCAGTGAAAGATTTAAAATCTGCAGGTGATGGCCCTATTGAGTGGCCAAGCGATGTCTCTCAAATAGAATCCCAATCCCCTTCTTTAACTCCTATACAACCAGATTTATTCTGGAGAGGGAATATATCTGAGTTACCAAAGTTATTAATATAA